The sequence GGGCGGTATCAACGCAGCAAAAAATTATCCTGGTGACGGCGACAGCGTATATAATCTTTTTTATGATACAATCAAGGGCGGCGACTACCGTGCAAGAGAAGCAAATGTCTACCGTCTTGCCCAGAATGCCAACAACATTATTGACCAGTGTGTTGCCACAGGTGTTCCCTTTGCAAGAGAATACGGTGGGCTTCTGGCCAACCGTTCCTTCGGTGGTTCCCAGGTTTCACGTACCTTTTATGCCAGAGGGCAGACGGGGCAGCAGTTACTTCTCGGTGTTTATGGTCAGCTAAGCCGTCAGATCGGTCTTGGCGGTGTAGAGATGTACCCAAGAAAAGATATTCTTGACATCGTTGTTATAGACGGTTGCGCCAGGGGTGTTATTTGCCGTGATCTGGTAACCGGAGAAATTGAAAGTCATTCAGCCCATGCAGTCGTTCTGGCTACAGGCGGATACGACAATGTATACTTTCTGTCTACCAGTGGTATGCATTCCAATGTCTCTGCATGCTGGGCAGCATACAAAAAAGGCGCAGCCTTTGCCAATCCCTGTTATACCCAGATCCATCCCACATGTATTACCGTGCATGGAGACTACCAGTCTAAACTGACACTTATGAGTGAAAGTCTTAGAAATGACGGTAGAATATGGGTGCCAAAGAAAGCCGGCGATAACCGTAGTCCGGATCAGATCCCTGAAAACGAAAGGGATTACTACCTGGAGCGTAAATATCCAAGTTTCGGTAACCTTGTTCCTCGCGATGTGGCTTCACGTAATGCAAAACTGGCGTGCGATGAAGGAAGAGGCGTTGGAAACACAGGCCTTGCCGTATATCTGGATTTTACCGATGCAATCAACCGTGACGGAGAAGATGTCATCAGAGCTAAATACGGCAACCTTTTCCAGATGTACGATAAGATCCAGGACGAAGATCCGTATAAAGTGCCCATGAAAATCTATCCTGCCATTCATTATGTAATGGGCGGTACCTGGGTTGATTATAACCTTATGACATCCCGTGACGGCCTTTTTTGCTTGGGCGGCGCAAACTTTTCCGATCACGGCGCAAACCGTCTTGGCGCAAGTGCACTGATGCAGGGCCTTTCAGACGGCTATTTTGTTCTTCCCTATACCATTGGCGGATACCTTGCAACCCAGTCTCTGGCAGATGTAAACACGTCTCACCAGGCGTTTAAAGATGCAGAGAAACAGCTTAATGAGAAATTGAACAAGCTTATGAACATTAACGGCAAGAGAACCGTTGATGATATTCACAAAGAGCTTGGTCATTATATGTGGGAATACTGCGGCATGGCCCGTAATGAAGCAGGGCTGAAAGAAGCGATTCAGAAAATTTCCGCACTGCGTGAAGAATTCTGGCAGAATGTTAATGTCACAGGAAGCAGCAAAGATTTTAACCAGACTCTGGAAAAAGGCTACAGACTTGCTGATTACCTTGAATTCGGCGAGCTTCTGGCTCGTGATGCGCTGACCCGTGAAGAATCCTGTGGCGGCCATTTCAGGGAAGAGTCCCAGACAGAAGAAAACGAAGCCAAGAGAGATGATGAAAACTTCTGCCATGTAGCTGCCTGGGAATATGCCGGTGAGGGCAAAGATCCTATATTAAACAAAGAGCCACTTGTTTTTGAAAGTGTGAAATTAACGCAAAGGAGCTACAAGTGATGGAAGAAAAATTTATCAATCTAACACTAAAGGTCTGGCGCCAGAAACAGGGTGAGAAAAAAGGCAAAATTGAGACCTATCAAGCAAAACATATTTCTACGGATGCTTCTTTTCTGGAAATGCTTGATATCGTGAATGATGATCTTACAATTAAGGGAATAGAGCCCATTGCCTTTGATCATGACTGCCGCGAGGGGATTTGCGGAATGTGCGGCCAGGTTGTAAACGGGTATGCTCACGGAGAAGAAAAAGGTACTACCCTTTGCCAGCTTCACATGAGACGTTTCAAAGATGGCGACACCGTATTTATTGAACCCTTCAGAGCAAAAGCGTTTAAGGTCGTAAAAGATCTTGTTGTGGATAGAAGCGCCTTTGATAAGATCATCCAGGCCGGCGGTTATATCACTGCTAAAGCCGGGGGTGCTCCCGACGCAAATATTTTTCCGGTTACCTATGAAACCGGTGAACTTGCCATGAATGCAGCAGAATGTATTGGTTGCGGCGCATGTGTTGCTGCATGC comes from uncultured Desulfobacter sp. and encodes:
- a CDS encoding fumarate reductase/succinate dehydrogenase flavoprotein subunit — its product is MQLNSNVPSGPLEGKWDRYKFDLKRVNPANKRKFEIIVVGTGLAGGSAAATLADLGYHVKNFCIQDSPRRAHSIAAQGGINAAKNYPGDGDSVYNLFYDTIKGGDYRAREANVYRLAQNANNIIDQCVATGVPFAREYGGLLANRSFGGSQVSRTFYARGQTGQQLLLGVYGQLSRQIGLGGVEMYPRKDILDIVVIDGCARGVICRDLVTGEIESHSAHAVVLATGGYDNVYFLSTSGMHSNVSACWAAYKKGAAFANPCYTQIHPTCITVHGDYQSKLTLMSESLRNDGRIWVPKKAGDNRSPDQIPENERDYYLERKYPSFGNLVPRDVASRNAKLACDEGRGVGNTGLAVYLDFTDAINRDGEDVIRAKYGNLFQMYDKIQDEDPYKVPMKIYPAIHYVMGGTWVDYNLMTSRDGLFCLGGANFSDHGANRLGASALMQGLSDGYFVLPYTIGGYLATQSLADVNTSHQAFKDAEKQLNEKLNKLMNINGKRTVDDIHKELGHYMWEYCGMARNEAGLKEAIQKISALREEFWQNVNVTGSSKDFNQTLEKGYRLADYLEFGELLARDALTREESCGGHFREESQTEENEAKRDDENFCHVAAWEYAGEGKDPILNKEPLVFESVKLTQRSYK
- a CDS encoding succinate dehydrogenase/fumarate reductase iron-sulfur subunit, which gives rise to MEEKFINLTLKVWRQKQGEKKGKIETYQAKHISTDASFLEMLDIVNDDLTIKGIEPIAFDHDCREGICGMCGQVVNGYAHGEEKGTTLCQLHMRRFKDGDTVFIEPFRAKAFKVVKDLVVDRSAFDKIIQAGGYITAKAGGAPDANIFPVTYETGELAMNAAECIGCGACVAACPNASAMLFVSAKISHLALLPQGRPEAAKRALAMVRTMDSCGFGNCSNERECEASCPKNIEITNIARMNREFLSAGVCSTAM